The Alnus glutinosa chromosome 7, dhAlnGlut1.1, whole genome shotgun sequence genome includes a region encoding these proteins:
- the LOC133872495 gene encoding transcription factor ORG3-like codes for MLAFSPPLVPSINGWCLENSEGHDHSYVHGDHPAEISESVIHFSAYQTQVVELDTARAPTAISSDPKTSKKHFHNASERDRRKKMNGYYSTLRSLLPGADGMKKLGIPATVSRVVKYIPELQEQVMGLILKKEELLSRISGQEYHHVTRQEKQPKSIAWSSLSSVSASQLDDREAVIQISTCTVHKNALSEILVNLEEDGLALLNASSSESFEGRVFYNLHLQVERTERLECESLREKLMSLYAPQEGILLP; via the exons ATGTTAGCATTCTCACCGCCTTTGGTGCCATCCATTAATGGATGGTGCTTAGAGAATAGCGAAGGCCATGACCACAGCTATGTGCACGGAGATCACCCGGCCGAGATATCGGAGTCAGTGATCCATTTCTCAGCATATCAGACACAAGTCGTGGAGCTTGACACGGCGAGAGCACCAACAGCTATTTCTAGTGATCCCAAAACGTCTAAGAAGCATTTTCATAATGCTAGCGAGCGTGATCGTCGTAAGAAGATGAATGGTTACTACTCCACTCTCCGTTCACTGCTTCCAGGGGCGGATGGAATG AAGAAGTTAGGCATTCCGGCCACAGTTTCACGGGTAGTTAAATACATACCAGAGCTACAAGAGCAAGTGATGGGGCTGATTCTAAAGAAGGAGGAGCTTTTGTCCAGGATTTCTGGGCAAGAATATCATCATGTAACTCGTCAAGAGAAGCAACCAAAAAGCATAGCTTGGAGCTCCTTGTCATCTGTTTCGGCAAGTCAACTCGATGATCGAGAAGCTGTGATTCAAATATCCACATGTACGGTCCACAAGAATGCATTATCTGAGATCCTTGTCAATTTAGAGGAGGATGGGCTTGCTCTACTAAACGCATCATCCTCTGAGTCCTTTGAAGGGAGGGTCTTTTATAATTTACATCTTCAG GTCGAAAGAACGGAAAGATTGGAGTGCGAGAGTCTACGTGAGAAACTCATGTCACTGTACGCGCCACAAGAGGGAATTCTCCTTCCATGA